A DNA window from Choristoneura fumiferana chromosome 2, NRCan_CFum_1, whole genome shotgun sequence contains the following coding sequences:
- the LOC141445370 gene encoding uncharacterized protein has translation MRRFWRVRGLPLSRWTFRRTSPDGACRGHTGGCDHTPAGCPDPLPQLTFGNIVGGALHVGCNNAESFAWLSSAIGEGEIAGMSLKVVYARDLPKPVKMAWKTKIVGVQDSRTLLRLLQRFNPRLHTEQWKVVDTIVAEASARRIILMDRESAEVIKEAGYCLHSGIDVSSFKLLDDAEKTLGGGGDDQSTARGKAKANPGIAGAAADGVEVNPEHAKEAPGDAKVAPGDTEASSGVAEIHSVGAQAVPGEAEVGAAVVMEVEDVGSDSGADGVRGVGGSSVTSSQISLADLRALSELYLDGPTSPASQEEPQERAADLSMPKKN, from the coding sequence ATGCGGAGATTTTGGCGGGTGAGAGGGCTGCCATTGTCCCGGTGGACTTTCCGGCGAACGAGTCCTGATGGGGCATGTCGGGGCCATACAGGAGGCTGTGATCACACGCCTGCTGGATGCCCCGACCCGCTTCCACAGTTGACCTTCGGCAACATCGTGGGAGGGGCACTGCATGTTGGCTGCAATAACGCAGAGTCCTTTGCATGGCTCAGCTCAGCAATTGGGGAGGGTGAAATTGCTGGGATGAGCCTGAAAGTCGTGTACGCCAGGGATCTTCCGAAGCCGGTCAAAATGGCATGGAAGACGAAGATCGTTGGAGTACAGGACAGCAGGACGCTGCTGCGGCTGCTGCAGCGCTTCAACCCGAGGCTGCATACGGAGCAGTGGAAAGTGGTTGACACCATAGTGGCGGAAGCCAGCGCCCGGCGCATCATATTGATGGACCGGGAGTCGGCTGAAGTCATTAAGGAAGCCGGCTACTGTCTACACTCTGGGATCGACGTCAGctccttcaagcttctggatgACGCGGAGAAGACGCTTGGAGGGGGTGGCGACGATCAGAGTACTGCTCGCGGCAAAGCCAAAGCTAACCCTGGGATAGCTGGTGCTGCTGCCGATGGTGTTGAGGTGAACCCTGAGCACGCCAAGGAAGCTCCCGGTGATGCCAAAGTGGCTCCCGGTGACACCGAGGCTAGTTCTGGTGTAGCCGAGATACACTCGGTTGGTGCCCAGGCGGTCCCAGGCGAAGCTGAGGTGGGGGCGGCGGTGGTGATGGAGGTAGAGGATGTGGGGTCGGACAGTGGGGCTGACGGGGTGCGTGGGGTCGGGGGATCTTCTGTGACCTCGTCTCAGATTTCCCTGGCTGATCTGCGCGCTCTGTCAGAGCTATATCTGGACGGACCCACATCCCCTGCATCTCAAGAGGAGCCGCAGGAAAGGGCTGCTGACCTCAGCATGCCCAAGAAAAATTAA